The Brevibacillus brevis genome contains a region encoding:
- a CDS encoding sensor histidine kinase: MPLFSNLGFQKKIMLSYLVMMLLIGCVTTLFSYQMTKVTSDEVYLTQNLLPQTSALLEVKNQIYTKTYALNMYTSTRDESYLDQYYTNLIDTARFSSLPKTEANSGLFTIIESISKLDFIFLNKINPLLQAGNVPAVSYVLTNEVQPLLDRLERDLSFSLNQLEYQTNKEFQNSNESIKVSLILTYSVSVASILFGLFCTFYFRNELLRPIQSLMQQAREVSKGTFGQQIVYTHQDEFLELAQEFNKMSSSIANLFAQDERQRQILTEEKNIREQILNSLPVGIITRSHSTVGLHVNQLAQHLVKLDDHGYPVSKDSFEAPTCNEPTPWFVNRKMTLYKKDDTPFIALVSYIPLHNHHHDQETGWMVAFLDITEQEQIQEYLNQSEKLAMVGQLAAGAAHEIRNPLTVIYGFIQLLEQRLSNQERDLYYLPLILQEIERVNRIVTELLMLSKPSKPDYREVALAGVIHSILPLMKAEAMLHGIEIVDRCDPSIRIHVDVEQLKQILLNLMKNSIEAMKDGGVLSIESRLDDQALHIHVRDTGEGISQEYLVRIFDPFFSLKEDGTGLGLPISRRMVENHGGELHVNSKLGKGTEIIISLPLTPKED, translated from the coding sequence ATGCCCCTTTTCAGCAATCTCGGATTTCAGAAAAAAATCATGCTCAGCTATCTCGTAATGATGCTTCTCATCGGTTGCGTAACGACCTTGTTCAGCTATCAAATGACCAAGGTCACCTCTGATGAAGTGTATTTGACGCAAAACCTCTTACCGCAAACGAGTGCCTTACTGGAAGTCAAAAACCAGATATACACCAAGACCTATGCGTTGAACATGTATACATCGACACGGGACGAATCTTACCTGGATCAGTACTATACAAATCTGATCGATACAGCTCGCTTTTCCTCGCTTCCCAAAACCGAGGCGAACAGTGGCTTGTTTACCATCATTGAATCGATATCAAAACTGGACTTTATTTTTTTGAACAAAATCAATCCGTTGCTGCAAGCAGGGAATGTTCCAGCCGTCAGCTATGTCCTTACCAATGAAGTACAGCCATTGCTCGACCGGTTGGAACGAGATCTGTCTTTTTCACTCAATCAGCTGGAGTATCAGACGAATAAAGAGTTTCAGAATTCGAATGAGAGCATCAAAGTTTCGTTAATCCTGACGTATTCCGTTTCCGTAGCCTCTATCTTGTTTGGGCTATTCTGTACGTTTTACTTCCGCAATGAGCTGTTGCGACCGATCCAGTCTCTGATGCAGCAAGCGCGTGAAGTGTCGAAAGGAACATTCGGCCAACAAATCGTTTATACCCATCAAGATGAATTCCTTGAGTTGGCGCAGGAGTTCAACAAAATGTCGAGCAGCATCGCCAATCTATTCGCACAAGATGAAAGGCAACGGCAAATTTTGACCGAAGAAAAAAACATCCGGGAGCAAATCTTAAACTCTCTGCCTGTTGGGATTATTACCCGCTCCCATTCGACAGTCGGTCTTCATGTAAACCAGTTGGCGCAGCATTTGGTCAAGCTCGACGATCACGGCTACCCCGTGTCCAAGGATTCCTTTGAAGCACCCACATGCAATGAGCCGACTCCCTGGTTCGTCAATCGCAAAATGACCTTGTACAAAAAAGATGACACACCATTCATTGCCCTGGTCTCCTACATTCCTTTGCACAATCATCACCACGATCAGGAAACCGGGTGGATGGTCGCTTTCTTGGACATTACGGAGCAGGAACAAATTCAAGAGTACTTGAATCAATCCGAGAAGCTGGCCATGGTCGGTCAGCTGGCAGCGGGAGCCGCTCATGAAATTCGCAATCCGCTAACGGTCATCTACGGCTTTATTCAGCTATTGGAACAGCGTTTATCGAATCAAGAGCGCGATTTGTATTACTTGCCCTTAATCTTGCAGGAAATTGAACGGGTCAACCGCATCGTGACGGAGTTGTTGATGCTCTCCAAACCGTCCAAGCCCGATTATCGCGAGGTTGCGCTAGCTGGTGTCATTCATTCGATCCTTCCCTTGATGAAGGCCGAGGCCATGCTCCATGGGATTGAAATCGTAGACCGCTGTGATCCGAGCATTCGCATTCACGTCGATGTCGAGCAATTAAAGCAAATCCTGTTAAATTTAATGAAAAACAGCATTGAAGCCATGAAAGACGGCGGCGTTCTCTCCATTGAAAGCCGCCTGGATGATCAAGCTCTCCATATTCATGTCAGAGACACGGGAGAAGGTATTTCCCAGGAGTATCTGGTGCGTATATTCGATCCGTTCTTCTCCTTAAAAGAGGATGGGACAGGACTGGGGCTGCCAATTTCGCGGCGAATGGTCGAAAACCACGGTGGGGAGCTACACGTGAACAGCAAGCTGGGGAAAGGAACGGAAATCATCATCTCACTGCCGCTTACCCCAAAAGAAGATTAG
- a CDS encoding LysR family transcriptional regulator: MDLVYLHTFREVARYGSFTRAAEELGYAQPTVTAQMQKLEQSYGAPLFERYGRKLRLTQAGEALLPYARELIRLYGESKEVIKQQTTGPIAIGTIDTLAAFFLPPYLQAFCQQYPQVDLVLRTAGEAEIVQQIRDGYLDFGIIFDRPCTDPELVTHVIREEELVIVMPPAHRFTTATALTVHDLGGEPLVLTEEGCTYRGMLLEAFGEAGMAQRIACQFSNPEAIKQCVRCGLGVALLPPMAVKRELAEGVLTAIPFQSDKPPFSIQLVYHKKKWLSPSMVTLVDTITRSQREES; encoded by the coding sequence ATGGATCTGGTCTATTTACATACTTTTCGCGAAGTAGCCCGGTATGGGAGCTTTACACGGGCAGCAGAAGAACTGGGCTATGCTCAACCGACGGTAACGGCCCAAATGCAAAAGCTGGAGCAGTCGTATGGAGCCCCGCTATTTGAAAGATACGGACGCAAGCTGCGACTGACGCAAGCAGGTGAAGCCTTGCTGCCGTACGCTCGGGAATTGATTCGTCTGTATGGGGAATCTAAAGAAGTGATCAAGCAACAGACGACAGGTCCGATTGCGATTGGAACGATCGATACACTGGCGGCGTTCTTTCTGCCGCCGTATTTGCAGGCTTTTTGTCAGCAATACCCTCAGGTTGATTTGGTATTGCGGACGGCGGGGGAAGCAGAAATTGTGCAACAGATCAGGGATGGTTATCTCGATTTCGGGATCATTTTCGATCGCCCTTGTACAGACCCTGAGTTAGTCACCCACGTCATTCGCGAGGAAGAATTGGTGATCGTCATGCCACCCGCACATCGTTTTACAACAGCAACTGCACTCACTGTCCATGATTTGGGCGGAGAGCCGCTTGTATTGACCGAAGAAGGCTGTACGTATCGGGGGATGCTGCTGGAGGCCTTTGGAGAGGCTGGGATGGCTCAGCGAATCGCCTGTCAGTTCAGCAATCCGGAAGCGATCAAGCAGTGTGTACGCTGTGGCTTGGGGGTGGCTTTGCTGCCGCCCATGGCGGTCAAGAGAGAGCTCGCAGAAGGGGTGCTCACAGCTATCCCATTTCAGTCGGATAAGCCGCCGTTTTCCATTCAGCTTGTCTATCATAAAAAGAAATGGCTATCACCTTCGATGGTGACGCTTGTGGATACGATTACGAGATCACAGAGAGAGGAATCGTGA
- a CDS encoding response regulator, whose translation MARLLIVDDAAFTRRVLTDMLGEQHEVCGEASNGLEAIEKYKELKPDIVTMDITMPHMHGIEAMRHILDFDRDAKILICSAIGHRQKVLEAMKTGASDFVVKPFQKEQILDAIARLL comes from the coding sequence ATGGCCCGATTGCTGATTGTAGATGACGCAGCCTTCACGAGAAGAGTGCTGACGGATATGTTAGGCGAACAACATGAAGTTTGTGGAGAAGCGAGCAATGGTTTGGAGGCGATTGAAAAGTACAAGGAGCTCAAGCCAGATATTGTCACCATGGATATTACCATGCCGCACATGCACGGGATTGAAGCCATGCGTCACATCTTGGACTTTGACCGTGATGCCAAAATTTTGATCTGCTCGGCAATCGGGCACCGGCAGAAGGTGCTGGAAGCGATGAAAACAGGAGCGAGTGATTTCGTCGTGAAGCCTTTTCAAAAAGAGCAGATTCTCGATGCAATCGCACGACTTTTGTAA
- a CDS encoding efflux RND transporter permease subunit, translating into MNNKTFLSIVPSFARILAVICCLLAAGAWFGLDIKTFPDRSVPEYTISLSAPKHSSAEVDESVARKVEESVRSLGSVLTIASESRTGSAVITVKTSEQIGSDYKERLEKKLGEITKQLPVQEWSVSQSNLADSKIGFYVLYGTDLQTLSDVAQNIVYDKLINLPGIARIEMDKQALKEQVDIIFRPSMLLAYGLTPADVLSQLPTDVVGEEVGSVGADKDRTMIQWTSKSEGLQDLGKHLISTDKGYVPLNTLADLRDRRGSKGEQIGMYRGSPALGITVYAADVGQLPVISKQVKEAVGELNQASGGKYRLDLFRDDAQTITAALRQLGALAALTAVICSLFLYLTRKQWAGAVLALLANVLAVGSILGGMWLWGIPLTLSTLGPLVLFSLLFTGAGSALFHQFSRLPSYSFVRCLQVAWGLMKPFLLTVVVVAACWTGVVFTDFLKAEDKVVLYDAWPVLLLGTLALILIYGLITPVLTGTWLEASERVEKKTPRASNKVTSYFQDRWERLVEQGYLPYGITLVASLVFVFLLKSFILVDPYAKLDYGDKSLSLPMVQGSSIDEAMRAAQIAEERLLAIDEVRDVYTIASEENLSFQLKLVDKYDWTQSVSELEKVLDKELRDIPQTDPFALVINTDKATRLVLTIMGPSLQTTQNIANEVLAFMEKQSAKDKEGRELVTDERIGPGAEGTFIDIRPKQEMLARYRITQEEIKRQLESYLGEKTAGSVYWNERQVPIHVRFPDGWMDYPDQVKNILIRTSQGTVRLSELVDWSIGSEPPIYQREDGLYVFKVSSAVSDPSRIELWSYIIPYSMQEKVTMPEGYTVYNDDELKKLEEKKLNKVDWSSRFLTIGSLAALVLIMSLLLQRRTRDGLFVLILLPVLSGGFALGLLWLDRPMNVMSFYGMVAAIAVIVLQALLAVDELYKAQAEQERVWDGIKLGAKRTMVNQAGMYLALALASLPLAGGLGTGNDSFASFASVLLFGILMGAFASMALLPGMQYAAVQRQAAHSEMSLPILARHLRIWWENNQVRRRDIKERKREQARSQKTGQAEAANHDSREYVPVQEDFLPLSSSTHDANR; encoded by the coding sequence ATGAATAACAAGACATTTTTATCGATTGTCCCCTCCTTCGCCCGCATCCTGGCGGTCATTTGCTGTCTGCTTGCGGCAGGAGCTTGGTTCGGGCTGGATATCAAGACTTTTCCGGATCGGTCTGTACCTGAATATACAATCAGTCTCTCAGCACCCAAACACTCCTCTGCGGAAGTAGACGAATCGGTCGCGAGAAAAGTAGAGGAATCGGTACGTTCATTGGGCAGTGTGCTTACGATTGCTTCCGAATCTCGGACGGGGTCGGCGGTTATTACTGTAAAAACATCGGAACAAATCGGTTCGGATTACAAGGAACGGTTGGAAAAGAAGCTGGGAGAAATCACGAAGCAGCTGCCCGTGCAGGAATGGAGCGTCAGTCAAAGCAATCTGGCAGATAGCAAAATTGGCTTTTATGTCCTGTACGGCACGGACTTGCAGACTTTGTCTGACGTTGCCCAAAATATCGTCTACGACAAACTGATCAATCTGCCAGGAATCGCTCGCATCGAAATGGACAAGCAAGCCTTGAAGGAGCAGGTAGATATCATTTTCCGACCGTCTATGCTACTCGCCTACGGGCTCACACCTGCTGATGTTCTGTCACAACTGCCGACAGATGTGGTTGGGGAAGAGGTAGGCTCTGTTGGAGCGGATAAGGATCGAACCATGATTCAATGGACGAGTAAATCGGAAGGGCTGCAAGATCTGGGGAAGCACTTGATCTCCACCGATAAAGGATACGTGCCACTAAATACGTTGGCTGATCTCCGTGATCGACGCGGGAGCAAAGGCGAACAAATCGGGATGTATCGAGGCTCGCCTGCATTAGGAATCACGGTGTACGCAGCAGATGTCGGGCAGTTGCCTGTAATCAGCAAGCAAGTAAAGGAAGCGGTTGGAGAGTTGAATCAGGCTTCAGGCGGCAAGTACCGCCTCGATTTGTTCCGTGACGATGCGCAGACCATCACGGCTGCGTTGAGACAGCTTGGAGCACTGGCTGCTCTAACCGCTGTCATCTGTTCGCTCTTTTTGTACCTGACCCGCAAACAATGGGCAGGGGCTGTACTCGCGCTTTTGGCAAACGTACTTGCGGTCGGCAGTATACTTGGAGGCATGTGGCTTTGGGGAATCCCATTGACGCTCTCCACGCTTGGACCACTCGTGCTGTTTTCGCTATTGTTCACAGGAGCGGGCTCTGCGTTGTTTCATCAGTTTTCTCGATTGCCCTCGTATTCGTTTGTTCGTTGCTTGCAAGTGGCGTGGGGTTTGATGAAGCCGTTTTTGCTCACGGTTGTGGTAGTGGCAGCCTGTTGGACAGGTGTCGTTTTCACTGATTTCCTCAAGGCAGAAGATAAGGTTGTCTTGTACGATGCTTGGCCAGTTCTTTTGCTGGGGACGTTAGCTCTTATTCTTATCTATGGATTGATCACGCCAGTACTGACAGGAACGTGGCTGGAAGCTTCCGAACGAGTAGAGAAGAAAACACCACGGGCCTCCAATAAAGTGACAAGTTATTTTCAAGATCGCTGGGAGAGATTGGTGGAACAAGGCTATTTGCCTTATGGAATCACACTGGTTGCCTCGCTTGTCTTTGTCTTTTTGCTCAAGTCGTTTATTCTTGTAGATCCGTACGCCAAGCTTGATTATGGGGACAAGTCGCTTTCATTGCCAATGGTGCAGGGAAGCAGCATCGATGAGGCCATGCGGGCAGCACAAATAGCCGAGGAGCGTTTGCTCGCCATTGACGAAGTCCGAGATGTCTATACGATTGCCTCCGAAGAAAATCTGAGCTTTCAACTAAAGCTCGTGGACAAATACGATTGGACACAATCAGTCTCAGAGCTGGAAAAAGTACTGGACAAAGAGCTGCGAGATATTCCTCAGACAGACCCGTTTGCGCTGGTCATTAATACAGATAAGGCAACGCGTCTCGTCTTGACGATCATGGGGCCATCCCTGCAAACGACGCAGAACATTGCCAATGAAGTCCTGGCATTCATGGAAAAACAGAGTGCAAAGGATAAAGAGGGGCGAGAGCTGGTAACAGATGAACGAATCGGTCCGGGTGCAGAGGGGACCTTTATCGACATTCGTCCGAAACAAGAGATGCTGGCACGCTACCGGATTACGCAAGAGGAGATCAAGAGACAGCTGGAGAGCTATTTGGGAGAGAAAACAGCTGGCAGTGTCTATTGGAATGAGCGTCAGGTACCTATCCACGTCCGATTCCCTGACGGGTGGATGGACTATCCGGATCAAGTGAAAAATATTTTGATTCGAACCTCACAAGGTACGGTGCGACTATCTGAGCTGGTAGATTGGTCGATCGGCAGCGAGCCGCCCATTTATCAACGGGAAGACGGACTGTATGTTTTCAAGGTAAGCAGTGCCGTCTCAGACCCAAGTCGAATTGAGTTGTGGTCTTACATCATACCATATTCCATGCAAGAAAAGGTGACGATGCCCGAAGGCTATACGGTATATAACGACGATGAGCTGAAGAAATTGGAGGAGAAAAAGCTCAACAAGGTTGATTGGAGCAGCCGGTTCTTGACGATTGGCAGTCTGGCTGCCCTCGTACTTATCATGAGCCTGCTTTTGCAACGCAGAACACGCGATGGATTATTTGTCCTCATTCTCTTGCCAGTCTTGTCTGGAGGATTTGCGCTGGGATTGCTGTGGTTGGATCGACCCATGAACGTTATGAGCTTCTATGGAATGGTTGCTGCCATTGCCGTTATCGTTTTGCAGGCACTTCTTGCGGTGGATGAGCTGTACAAGGCCCAAGCCGAACAGGAGCGTGTTTGGGACGGTATCAAGCTGGGGGCCAAACGCACCATGGTCAATCAAGCAGGGATGTATTTGGCGCTCGCGTTAGCCAGCCTTCCGTTAGCTGGGGGCTTGGGTACTGGGAATGACTCGTTTGCGTCCTTTGCCAGCGTATTGTTGTTTGGCATTCTAATGGGGGCTTTTGCTTCAATGGCACTTCTTCCTGGCATGCAATATGCAGCTGTGCAAAGACAGGCTGCCCATTCTGAGATGTCCTTGCCGATTCTCGCACGTCATTTGCGGATTTGGTGGGAAAACAACCAAGTGCGTCGCCGCGATATCAAAGAAAGAAAACGGGAACAGGCCCGCTCACAAAAAACAGGGCAAGCTGAAGCCGCGAACCATGATTCCCGGGAGTATGTGCCTGTACAAGAGGACTTCCTGCCTCTTTCTTCTTCTACACATGACGCCAACCGCTAA
- a CDS encoding S1 RNA-binding domain-containing protein, translating to MAVQVGSIIEGKVTAIKPFGMFVAVSETEQGLVHISQVANGFVKDINDHFTVGAQVKVKVLSIDDAGKISLSVRAALPAPERPEREERRGGGYRGGDRGGNAKRDSGASFEDKMKKWLKHSEENLATINKKNAKRGY from the coding sequence ATGGCAGTACAAGTGGGAAGCATCATCGAAGGAAAAGTGACAGCGATTAAACCGTTTGGGATGTTCGTAGCAGTCAGCGAAACGGAGCAGGGGCTGGTCCACATTTCCCAAGTAGCAAACGGTTTTGTTAAGGATATCAATGATCACTTTACCGTGGGAGCACAAGTAAAGGTAAAAGTACTCTCCATTGATGATGCAGGTAAAATCTCGCTTTCGGTTCGCGCAGCACTCCCAGCGCCTGAGCGTCCGGAACGTGAAGAGCGCCGTGGCGGTGGATATCGTGGAGGCGACCGCGGAGGGAATGCAAAACGAGATAGCGGAGCTTCTTTCGAAGACAAAATGAAAAAATGGTTGAAGCACAGCGAAGAGAACCTTGCGACAATCAACAAAAAGAACGCAAAACGCGGCTACTAA
- a CDS encoding rhodanese-like domain-containing protein, producing the protein MSHVLQTPAASPEVARTHFLDKLSLETDVADVWNDIQNRVEGFYILDARSEKAYRDGHVPGALNLPHSLISTETTAALDPTKLLVVYCWGPNCNGAAKACAKLAALGFRVKEMLGGIEYWEKEGNPLE; encoded by the coding sequence ATGTCCCATGTTTTGCAAACACCCGCCGCGTCACCTGAAGTAGCCCGCACTCATTTTCTCGACAAGCTTTCTCTCGAGACAGATGTAGCTGATGTATGGAATGACATCCAAAACCGTGTGGAAGGCTTCTACATCCTGGATGCTCGCAGCGAGAAAGCGTATCGGGATGGTCACGTTCCCGGTGCTCTGAATCTCCCCCATTCGCTTATTTCCACTGAAACGACGGCTGCTCTGGACCCGACCAAGCTCCTGGTCGTCTACTGCTGGGGGCCGAACTGCAACGGTGCTGCAAAGGCTTGCGCGAAACTAGCTGCTCTCGGCTTTCGAGTGAAAGAAATGCTCGGAGGGATTGAATACTGGGAAAAAGAGGGGAATCCTCTCGAATAG
- a CDS encoding alpha/beta hydrolase family protein encodes MQLDISPFVACTPEETVYPGVRLYTVSYYSQDLLVKAALAVPEAYFQEGACLPALLYCRGGIKGVGRVRPERISQMAAFGYVILAPHYRGNEGGEGRDEFGGADRHDVFAAFEMLRSMEKVDKGRISVYGFSRGGVMALFAAMECKGVLSCVVWSGVSDMFLTYEERVDLRRMLRRIIGHPRKQEDAYRDRTPLYRIDEISCPVLIIHGTEDENVGVEHAHKLADALTRAGKPYEKWLAQGASHLFVGEDIEMYTRKMFAWLDAKA; translated from the coding sequence ATGCAGCTAGATATTTCACCATTTGTCGCATGTACACCTGAGGAGACCGTCTATCCGGGAGTGCGGCTTTATACCGTCAGCTACTACAGTCAAGACTTGCTGGTAAAAGCTGCATTGGCTGTACCAGAGGCATATTTTCAGGAGGGAGCATGTCTGCCGGCTCTCCTGTACTGCCGAGGAGGGATAAAAGGAGTGGGACGCGTCAGACCCGAGAGAATCAGTCAGATGGCTGCTTTTGGCTACGTGATCCTCGCTCCTCATTACCGTGGCAACGAAGGCGGAGAGGGCCGTGATGAATTCGGTGGGGCAGACAGGCATGATGTGTTTGCCGCATTTGAAATGCTCCGCAGCATGGAGAAGGTGGACAAGGGGCGAATCAGCGTCTACGGCTTTTCACGCGGTGGTGTCATGGCCTTGTTTGCCGCAATGGAGTGCAAGGGCGTGCTGTCTTGCGTCGTATGGAGTGGCGTCAGCGACATGTTTTTGACCTATGAGGAGCGAGTTGATCTGAGAAGGATGCTGCGCAGAATCATCGGTCATCCGCGTAAGCAGGAGGATGCCTACCGTGATCGGACGCCTTTGTATCGGATAGACGAGATTTCTTGCCCTGTGCTGATCATCCATGGAACCGAAGATGAAAATGTGGGAGTGGAGCATGCTCATAAATTGGCAGATGCGCTGACGCGGGCTGGCAAACCGTATGAAAAATGGCTGGCGCAAGGGGCCAGCCATCTGTTTGTCGGGGAAGATATAGAGATGTATACGCGCAAGATGTTCGCTTGGCTGGATGCGAAAGCCTAA
- a CDS encoding acetate/propionate family kinase: protein MVEKKNVLVLNCGSSSVKYKLYEMPSKTLIAHDYLEQIQRDQYEDTIRGVFESLKQYSIDIVSHRVVHGGEAFKQSVIINDQVKDEIRSLSRFAPLHNPINLTGIEVAQSLFPDLNHVAVFDTAFHQTMPPSSYLYALPYEYYEQYGIRKYGFHGTSHRYVMGRAAEMMGRPKEQLRLISCHIGSGVSITAIRNGESYDTSMGMTPLAGLSMGTRSGNIDPGIIPYIEEIEKTDTAGAIKILNNKSGLMGVSGVSNDLRDVMKKAEEGHLRSKLALELFTTILHKHVGLYLARLNGVDGIIFTAGVGENSAAVRDLVCSGLEFAGVNLDREVNRTSKGEAFISTKYSPVKVMVIPTNEELVMAMDAFELGHN from the coding sequence GTGGTAGAAAAAAAGAATGTCCTTGTACTGAACTGCGGAAGTTCTTCGGTGAAGTACAAGCTGTATGAAATGCCTTCCAAAACATTGATCGCGCATGATTATTTGGAGCAAATTCAGCGGGACCAATATGAAGATACTATTCGGGGAGTGTTTGAATCCCTCAAACAATATTCGATAGATATCGTTTCCCATCGTGTTGTCCACGGAGGGGAAGCATTTAAGCAGTCCGTTATTATCAATGACCAAGTAAAAGACGAAATTCGCAGCCTGTCCCGTTTCGCCCCGCTTCATAACCCCATTAACCTGACCGGGATTGAAGTTGCTCAAAGTCTGTTTCCTGATTTAAATCACGTCGCTGTTTTCGATACAGCATTCCACCAAACCATGCCACCATCCTCTTATTTGTACGCACTGCCTTATGAATACTACGAACAATACGGAATTCGCAAATACGGTTTCCATGGAACGTCTCACCGCTATGTAATGGGTCGTGCAGCAGAAATGATGGGTCGCCCGAAAGAGCAGCTTCGCCTGATCAGCTGCCACATCGGAAGCGGAGTAAGTATCACAGCGATCCGAAATGGTGAATCGTATGATACGTCGATGGGTATGACACCGTTGGCTGGTTTGTCCATGGGTACGCGCAGCGGAAACATTGATCCAGGTATCATCCCGTATATTGAAGAAATCGAAAAGACCGATACGGCTGGCGCTATTAAGATTCTGAATAACAAGAGCGGTCTCATGGGCGTATCAGGTGTATCCAATGATTTGCGCGACGTTATGAAAAAAGCAGAAGAGGGACATCTCCGCAGCAAACTTGCCCTGGAATTATTTACTACCATTCTGCATAAGCATGTGGGACTGTACCTTGCTCGACTGAATGGAGTCGACGGCATTATCTTTACGGCAGGTGTTGGAGAGAATAGTGCTGCCGTGCGTGATTTGGTGTGCTCTGGTCTGGAATTTGCCGGGGTAAACCTGGATCGTGAGGTAAACCGCACCAGCAAAGGTGAGGCATTCATCAGCACCAAATACTCTCCGGTAAAAGTCATGGTAATCCCGACAAATGAAGAACTTGTAATGGCAATGGATGCATTCGAACTGGGACATAACTAG
- a CDS encoding VanZ family protein encodes MRRYRKVWDYLLLIAILLGLFISSSQPYAKQDMRGTIDKLVDEQSLQDRIGDISIPYGGKDVSLEEKGAAGFIEFLLRKGTHFTVFALLAFSWYRVFSQHLSFGQALPWSAFCSVMTAVLDEWHQTFTPDRTGMVQDVLLDASGSVTMLLIIALNYLYSRRAYRYKM; translated from the coding sequence GTGCGTCGATATCGAAAAGTATGGGATTACTTGCTTTTGATTGCCATTCTGCTCGGGTTGTTCATTTCTTCTTCACAGCCATACGCCAAGCAAGACATGCGAGGGACGATAGACAAGCTAGTGGATGAACAGAGCTTGCAGGACCGTATAGGCGACATATCGATTCCTTATGGAGGCAAGGATGTGAGCTTGGAAGAAAAGGGAGCGGCTGGTTTTATTGAGTTCTTGTTACGGAAAGGGACACACTTTACTGTTTTTGCTCTCTTGGCTTTTAGCTGGTATCGCGTGTTTTCGCAGCATCTCTCATTCGGGCAAGCACTGCCCTGGAGCGCTTTTTGCAGTGTGATGACGGCTGTTTTGGATGAATGGCACCAGACGTTTACACCGGATCGAACTGGAATGGTGCAGGATGTTTTGCTCGATGCATCTGGATCTGTCACCATGTTGTTGATAATTGCTCTCAATTACCTGTATTCACGAAGAGCATATCGTTATAAAATGTAG
- a CDS encoding BMP family ABC transporter substrate-binding protein, whose protein sequence is MPKLLPFPVLFTGLVVGLLLLITSQFVTSMKHLDKVINKSSHSSDKVRVALLLEGPTYDQGWNSSALESMTELQKRFNFSLEIANNIKPEQITKVAEKYAANDYDLILGHGLIFSDPFTDVALRYPKSHFVSFNGEAPHPNQTTIRYDMKPAGKLVGILAAKMTKSDKVGYIMVDKPTELLQVEGFIEGVKKESPKTSIVVGKVPDFNDIEGAIHTTRDMISQGVDVIYTTGDSFNLEVITEAQRAGVFTIGYIADQRYIAPDYVLASMTQDVRQCYRIIMEQFIQGDLPNGKVMYGLAEGVNQLSQFGHMVPDDVREDLERELQNLIPSRGSYGG, encoded by the coding sequence ATGCCAAAGCTGCTGCCATTTCCCGTCTTATTTACCGGTTTGGTAGTCGGGCTGCTTCTGCTCATTACCAGTCAATTCGTTACAAGCATGAAGCATCTCGATAAAGTCATAAATAAAAGCAGCCATTCTTCTGACAAAGTACGTGTCGCCCTATTGCTGGAGGGCCCCACTTATGATCAGGGCTGGAACAGCAGTGCACTGGAGAGTATGACAGAACTGCAAAAAAGATTTAACTTTTCACTCGAAATCGCTAATAATATAAAACCGGAGCAGATCACGAAGGTGGCTGAGAAATATGCAGCCAACGACTATGATCTCATACTTGGTCATGGCCTCATCTTCTCTGATCCTTTTACAGACGTGGCGCTTCGCTATCCGAAATCACACTTTGTTTCCTTTAACGGAGAGGCTCCGCATCCGAATCAGACGACGATTCGTTACGATATGAAGCCTGCTGGCAAGCTCGTCGGTATCCTAGCCGCTAAAATGACGAAATCGGATAAAGTCGGATACATCATGGTAGACAAGCCCACAGAGCTCCTTCAAGTAGAAGGTTTTATTGAAGGAGTGAAAAAGGAATCGCCCAAAACCTCTATCGTTGTGGGAAAGGTTCCTGATTTCAATGATATTGAGGGGGCCATTCACACAACTCGCGACATGATTTCACAAGGTGTGGATGTCATCTACACCACAGGCGACAGCTTCAATCTCGAAGTGATTACAGAAGCGCAGCGCGCAGGAGTATTCACCATCGGATATATTGCCGATCAGCGCTACATCGCACCAGACTATGTGCTGGCCTCCATGACGCAGGATGTTCGTCAGTGCTACCGCATCATCATGGAACAGTTTATTCAAGGGGATCTCCCCAATGGAAAAGTCATGTACGGACTTGCCGAAGGAGTCAACCAGCTCAGTCAATTTGGACACATGGTGCCAGATGATGTACGTGAAGATTTAGAACGGGAACTGCAAAATCTCATTCCTTCCCGTGGCTCGTATGGAGGTTAA